A single genomic interval of Armigeres subalbatus isolate Guangzhou_Male chromosome 1, GZ_Asu_2, whole genome shotgun sequence harbors:
- the LOC134208298 gene encoding alkaline phosphatase-like → MVVVVVAFGRAVRVTLVLLLLVQVVAKVVDGAATGMEEEPDRKMHPQSFMFEEEVTMTTATRQKRSSGKMPRLRFMPSDIERHQDYWRNVAQSTLARQLGKNQLNTKVAKNIILFLGDGLSIPTLAATRVFLGDESTELSFEKFPYVGLSKTYCANVQVADSACTATAYLAGVKANYGTIGLSAAAPLGDCLAQNNTDHHVQSIAKWAQDYGMATGFVTNTQVTNASPAGVYANVANRNWENDAAVRQDGFDPNICSDIATQLIHGEVGRHLKVIMGGGRREFYPNTSTDVEGIPGRRTDGNDLIKHWLHHKRSHHSGGERAALYVQNRDELLEVGEDTEHLLGLFDANHLPYHIDADAKVIPTLEEMVGKALDVLERDSNHRGYFLFVEGGRIDHGHHYTQPVRAFDETVEFAKAIELARRRTSLEDTLIVVTADHSHTMTMSGYSSRRNDILGINNGQHADDSLPYATISYANGPGYERNVDRDGRLNLDQVNMHEKGFKFPSTVPLSLETHGGDDVAVFASGPWSHLFSGTYEQNFIPHGMAYAACIGSGRTACGDQ, encoded by the exons AACCCGACCGGAAAATGCATCCACAGTCGTTTATGTTCGAAGAAGAAGTAACGATGACGACGGCAACGAGGCAGAAGCGTTCCTCGGGGAAGATGCCAAGACTTCGGTTCATGCCGTCCGATATCGAGCGGCACCAGGACTACTGGAGGAACGTCGCCCAGAGCACGTTGGCCCGGCAGTTGGGCAAAAATCAACTCAATACCAAGGTGGCCAAGAACATCATTCTGTTCCTGGGCGATGGGCTCTCCATTCCGACGCTGGCAGCCACCCGGGTTTTCCTGGGGGATGAGAGCACCGAGTTGTCATTCGAGAAATTTCCCTACGTCGGATTGTCCAAA ACGTACTGCGCCAATGTGCAAGTTGCGGACTCTGCCTGCACGGCCACTGCTTATCTGGCGGGAGTGAAAGCCAACTACGGAACCATCGGTCTGTCGGCAGCTGCCCCTCTGGGGGATTGCTTGGCCCAGAACAACACCGACCATCATGTGCAGTCGATTGCAAAGTGGGCGCAGGACTACGGAATGGCAACCG gttTCGTCACCAACACTCAAGTGACCAATGCATCACCAGCCGGTGTATACGCGAACGTAGCCAACCGCAACTGGGAGAACGACGCTGCTGTCCGGCAAGACGGGTTCGATCCAAACATTTGCTCGGACATTGCCACTCAGCTGATCCACGGGGAAGTCGGACGACATCTGAAG GTAATAATGGGCGGCGGACGCCGTGAGTTCTACCCGAACACCAGCACTGACGTCGAAGGTATTCCCGGGCGCCGAACCGATGGCAACGATCTAATCAAACATTGGCTTCATCACAAGCGTTCGCATCATAGCGGGGGAGAAAGAGCGGCATTATACGTTCAGAATCGTGATGAATTATTGGAG GTTGGCGAAGACACCGAGCACTTGCTGGGTCTATTCGATGCAAATCATCTTCCGTACCATATTGATGCCGATGCCAAGGTGATACCAACACTGGAGGAAATGGTCGGCAAGGCGCTGGATGTGCTGGAACGGGACAGTAACCATCGGGGCTATTTTCTCTTTGTGGAAG GAGGACGTATTGACCATGGCCATCATTATACCCAGCCTGTGAGGGCTTTCGATGAGACGGTCGAATTTGCCAAAGCAATCGAGCTCGCTCGTCGGAGGACATCGCTCGAGGACACGCTGATTGTAGTCACAGCGGACCATTCCCATACCATGACCATGAGTGGATACTCG AGTCGACGCAACGACATTCTCGGTATCAACAACGGGCAGCATGCGGATGATAGTCTACCTTACGCCACCATCAGCTACGCCAATGGACCGGGGTACGAGCGCAACGTGGACCGAGATGGCCGGTTAAATCTGGACCAGGTGAATATGCACGAAAAGGGCTTCAAATTCCCCAGCACCGTCCCGCTGAGTCTGGAGACGCACGGCGGGGATGACGTGGCCGTGTTTGCCAGCGGTCCCTGGTCCCACCTGTTCTCGGGTACCTACGAGCAGAACTTCATTCCGCATGGTATGGCTTACGCAGCCTGTATCGGGTCGGGACGAACCGCCTGTGGTGATCAGTGA